The following are encoded together in the Serratia sp. UGAL515B_01 genome:
- a CDS encoding non-oxidative hydroxyarylic acid decarboxylases subunit D: MMNQHPEQCPRCASAGPEVLSHSQVAGAWTVFHCPTCFFTWRSTEPDFITDPAKYNPNFKFAPTDMAHFSIMPAIPELKRR; the protein is encoded by the coding sequence ATGATGAACCAGCACCCTGAACAGTGCCCGCGTTGCGCCTCTGCCGGGCCTGAAGTTCTTAGCCACTCGCAGGTAGCAGGAGCATGGACAGTGTTTCACTGCCCAACCTGTTTCTTTACCTGGAGAAGCACCGAACCAGATTTTATTACCGACCCAGCCAAGTACAATCCCAACTTCAAATTTGCCCCGACTGATATGGCACATTTCAGTATCATGCCGGCTATTCCTGAACTGAAACGTCGTTAG
- a CDS encoding LysR family transcriptional regulator, with amino-acid sequence MIKLKPLSYFKTVVELGSVSAAAERLYIAQPPLSKALSQLEEECGVRLFERSSRGMTPTEAGHYLYQRACTLLQMTAEVEEEMRAFGEGQRGMLRIGTVSMGIPRVGQMMQAVRQCLPELSFSLYQGDTGYLEELLEKQRIDLALVHLPLTSSEVPNRMIPLAHSSFRALCHPGSPLAQYSTLNLKQLSLYPLTLLRRKSGFGVYEQVLQSFAKRGLKSQVFADASDIPMMCYLAQQNMAVALLPV; translated from the coding sequence ATGATCAAGTTGAAACCGCTCAGTTATTTTAAGACGGTGGTAGAACTTGGGTCGGTGTCTGCTGCCGCTGAACGGCTGTACATCGCCCAACCGCCGCTTAGCAAAGCCCTATCACAACTGGAAGAGGAGTGTGGCGTCAGGTTGTTTGAGCGCTCCAGCCGCGGTATGACACCGACCGAAGCCGGACATTACCTTTATCAGCGCGCTTGTACGTTGCTACAAATGACGGCCGAAGTGGAAGAGGAAATGCGCGCTTTTGGTGAAGGGCAGCGGGGTATGCTGCGCATCGGTACCGTATCTATGGGCATTCCAAGGGTTGGGCAGATGATGCAGGCGGTGCGCCAGTGTCTGCCAGAATTGAGCTTTTCACTGTATCAGGGGGATACCGGATATTTGGAAGAGCTTTTGGAGAAACAGCGTATCGATCTTGCATTGGTTCATTTGCCCCTCACCAGCAGCGAGGTGCCTAATAGAATGATACCTTTGGCCCATTCCAGCTTTCGTGCGCTGTGCCATCCGGGATCACCCTTAGCGCAATATTCTACGCTGAACCTGAAGCAATTGAGTCTTTATCCGTTGACGCTATTGCGGCGCAAATCGGGTTTTGGCGTGTATGAGCAGGTGCTGCAAAGCTTTGCTAAGCGGGGGCTCAAGTCGCAGGTATTTGCTGATGCCAGCGATATTCCAATGATGTGTTATCTGGCCCAGCAGAATATGGCAGTAGCCCTATTGCCAGTCTAA